The Aeromicrobium sp. Leaf245 genome includes a region encoding these proteins:
- a CDS encoding MetQ/NlpA family ABC transporter substrate-binding protein — MSEQPTTIEAPKRRGPLVAGAAVAAVVVIALVAFFLTRGDDATSAAGEDAETVSIGVVGASDPYWEVFVDAAAAEGIDVELRDFTDYTQPNPAVSAGELDLNQFQHLVYLADYNLANDADLTPVGSTAVYPLGLYSSQHDAVGDIPDGGTVAVPDDVSNQARALGILAKNGLIELDGEPSIFTDLSDVDTGASRVKVEALAADVTATSLEDLDAAVINNDFVEKAGLSFDDALATDDAADPTAEPYVNVFVARAEDADNPTYQRLVEIFQDTKAVTDGLQQVSGGTAQLVKAPRSELVDVYERAEAETKANQS, encoded by the coding sequence ATGTCTGAGCAGCCCACCACCATCGAGGCCCCGAAGCGGCGAGGTCCGCTCGTCGCGGGCGCGGCCGTCGCGGCCGTCGTCGTGATCGCCCTCGTCGCGTTCTTCCTGACCCGCGGCGACGACGCGACGAGCGCCGCCGGCGAGGACGCCGAGACGGTCTCCATCGGCGTCGTCGGTGCCAGCGACCCGTACTGGGAGGTCTTCGTCGACGCCGCCGCCGCGGAGGGCATCGACGTGGAGCTGCGCGACTTCACCGACTACACGCAGCCGAACCCTGCGGTCAGTGCGGGCGAGCTGGACCTCAACCAGTTCCAGCACCTGGTCTACCTGGCCGACTACAACCTGGCCAACGACGCCGACCTGACCCCGGTCGGCTCCACCGCCGTGTACCCGCTGGGTCTGTACTCCTCGCAGCACGACGCCGTCGGCGACATCCCGGACGGCGGCACCGTGGCCGTCCCGGACGACGTGAGCAACCAGGCCCGCGCCCTCGGCATCCTCGCCAAGAACGGTCTGATCGAGCTCGACGGCGAGCCGTCGATCTTCACCGACCTCTCCGACGTCGACACCGGGGCCTCGCGGGTGAAGGTCGAGGCGCTCGCGGCCGACGTGACCGCGACCAGCCTGGAGGACCTCGACGCGGCGGTCATCAACAACGACTTCGTGGAGAAGGCCGGCCTGTCGTTCGACGACGCCCTGGCGACCGACGACGCCGCCGACCCGACGGCCGAGCCCTACGTCAACGTGTTCGTGGCCCGCGCCGAGGACGCCGACAATCCCACCTACCAGCGCCTCGTCGAGATCTTCCAGGACACCAAGGCCGTGACCGACGGCCTCCAGCAGGTCTCCGGCGGAACCGCCCAGCTGGTGAAGGCGCCGCGGTCCGAGCTCGTCGACGTGTACGAGCGGGCCGAGGCCGAGACGAAGGCCAACCAGTCCTGA
- a CDS encoding allophanate hydrolase subunit 1, with translation MRVLACGEDAVLLDCDDLDEARRRHAALVDHPDVVEAVLGARTVLLRGRPSTMRALARSVPPAPTASTSGAREHVVDVVYDGPDLDAVAEATQMSVEAVVGAHTATPWTVAFGGFAPGFAYLVDGDPRLTVPRKDTPRPRVPAGAVALAGGFSGVYPRESPGGWQLVGRTDVVLFDVERSPAALLAPGDTVRFRAAGPGASP, from the coding sequence GTGAGGGTGCTCGCGTGCGGGGAGGACGCCGTGCTCCTGGACTGCGACGACCTCGACGAGGCGCGCCGCCGCCACGCGGCACTGGTCGACCACCCCGACGTCGTGGAGGCCGTGCTGGGGGCGCGCACCGTGCTCCTGCGCGGTCGACCGTCGACGATGCGAGCGCTGGCCCGCAGCGTCCCTCCGGCGCCCACGGCGTCGACGTCCGGCGCGCGTGAGCACGTGGTCGACGTCGTCTACGACGGGCCCGACCTCGACGCCGTGGCCGAGGCGACTCAGATGAGCGTCGAGGCCGTGGTGGGCGCGCACACCGCAACACCCTGGACCGTCGCCTTCGGCGGGTTCGCCCCCGGCTTCGCCTACCTGGTCGACGGCGACCCGCGGCTCACGGTCCCCCGCAAGGACACGCCCCGGCCACGGGTTCCCGCCGGCGCCGTGGCCCTGGCCGGCGGGTTCAGCGGCGTCTACCCGCGGGAGTCGCCCGGTGGCTGGCAGCTGGTCGGACGCACCGACGTGGTGCTCTTCGACGTCGAGCGCTCCCCTGCGGCACTGCTCGCACCGGGCGACACCGTCCGCTTCCGCGCCGCCGGCCCCGGGGCCTCGCCGTGA
- the groES gene encoding co-chaperone GroES translates to MSVTIKPLEDRLVIKAVEAEQTTASGLVIPDTAQEKPQEGEVVAVGPGRIDDSGNRVPLDVNVGDKVIFSKYGGTEVKYSGEEFLILSARDVLAVVS, encoded by the coding sequence GTGTCGGTCACCATCAAGCCGCTCGAGGATCGTCTCGTCATCAAGGCCGTCGAGGCCGAGCAGACCACCGCATCCGGACTCGTCATCCCGGACACCGCCCAGGAGAAGCCGCAGGAGGGTGAGGTCGTGGCCGTGGGCCCCGGTCGCATCGACGACTCCGGCAACCGCGTCCCGCTCGACGTCAACGTCGGCGACAAGGTCATCTTCAGCAAGTACGGCGGAACCGAGGTCAAGTACTCGGGCGAGGAGTTCCTCATCCTCTCCGCCCGCGATGTCCTCGCCGTCGTCTCCTGA
- a CDS encoding LamB/YcsF family protein, whose amino-acid sequence MRIDLNADVAESADDLALLDVVTSANVCCGAYAGGEELMLDACERAVERGVAIGAQVGYPDREGFGRRPQEPATDELVDELRAQIDLLAEVADAVGGRVAYVKPHGALYNTVAHDERQATAVVEAVGPYGLPLLGLPGAVSLRLAATEGLPTVAEGFADRAYTAAGTLVPRDQPGAVLGDVDEVVSQALRLAGQVDSLCVHGDSPDALALVRAVRAALAEAGHEVGPFV is encoded by the coding sequence GTGCGGATCGACCTGAACGCCGACGTCGCGGAGTCGGCCGACGACCTGGCCCTGCTCGACGTCGTCACGAGCGCGAACGTGTGCTGCGGCGCCTACGCCGGCGGCGAGGAGCTCATGCTCGACGCGTGCGAGCGCGCGGTCGAGCGTGGCGTCGCGATCGGTGCGCAGGTGGGCTACCCCGACCGCGAGGGCTTCGGCCGACGCCCCCAGGAGCCGGCCACGGACGAGCTGGTCGACGAGCTGCGTGCCCAGATCGACCTGCTCGCCGAGGTGGCCGACGCCGTGGGTGGCCGCGTGGCCTACGTCAAGCCGCACGGCGCGCTGTACAACACCGTCGCGCACGACGAGCGGCAGGCGACGGCCGTGGTCGAGGCCGTGGGACCGTACGGGCTTCCGCTCCTCGGGCTGCCCGGGGCCGTCTCGCTGCGGCTCGCCGCCACCGAGGGACTCCCGACCGTCGCCGAGGGCTTCGCCGATCGCGCGTACACCGCCGCCGGGACCCTCGTCCCGCGTGACCAGCCGGGCGCGGTGCTGGGCGACGTCGACGAGGTCGTGTCCCAGGCGCTGCGCCTCGCCGGCCAGGTCGACTCGCTGTGCGTGCACGGCGACTCCCCCGACGCGCTCGCCCTCGTCCGGGCCGTGCGCGCCGCCCTGGCGGAGGCCGGGCACGAGGTCGGACCGTTCGTGTGA
- a CDS encoding methionine ABC transporter ATP-binding protein: MALIEIEGVSKTYPPTRRGGEPVHAVDDVTLHVEAGEIVGVMGYSGAGKSTLVRLVNALEPATSGTIRVDGTDVTTLSERQLQGVRRGIGMIFQQFNLFHSRTVYGNVAYPLAVAGVPQAERHARIERLLDFVGLSEKAHQHPEQLSGGQKQRVAIARALATDPAILLADEATSALDPETTADVVALLRRVNAELGVTILVITHEMEVVKSLADRVVVMERGRVVEAGSTFDVFAQPSHPATQRFVRTLVDDVPDARAVAHLRERHDGRLVTVSFRDESVSQSRVFAELVRRDVEFELVFGGIEDVQGRAFGHLTLELRGDDAAVEDAVRRIGELVTVTDVPEAEARVADVGSTGEVA; the protein is encoded by the coding sequence ATGGCCCTGATCGAGATCGAGGGTGTCAGCAAGACGTACCCGCCCACCCGTCGCGGTGGTGAGCCCGTGCACGCCGTCGACGACGTCACCCTCCACGTCGAGGCCGGGGAGATCGTCGGCGTGATGGGCTACTCCGGCGCCGGGAAGTCGACCCTGGTCCGGCTGGTCAATGCGCTCGAGCCGGCCACGAGCGGCACGATCCGCGTCGACGGCACCGACGTGACGACGCTGTCGGAGCGGCAGCTGCAGGGGGTTCGGCGCGGCATCGGCATGATCTTCCAGCAGTTCAACCTGTTCCACTCCCGCACGGTCTACGGCAACGTGGCCTACCCGCTCGCGGTCGCGGGCGTGCCGCAGGCGGAGCGCCACGCGCGGATCGAGCGGCTGCTCGACTTCGTGGGGCTGAGCGAGAAGGCGCACCAGCACCCCGAGCAGCTCTCCGGCGGGCAGAAGCAGCGCGTGGCGATCGCCCGCGCCCTCGCCACCGACCCCGCGATCCTGCTGGCCGACGAGGCCACGAGCGCACTCGACCCCGAGACCACGGCCGACGTCGTGGCGCTGCTGCGCCGGGTGAACGCCGAGCTGGGCGTCACCATCCTCGTGATCACCCACGAGATGGAGGTCGTGAAGAGCCTCGCCGACCGCGTGGTCGTCATGGAGCGCGGCCGCGTCGTCGAGGCCGGATCGACGTTCGACGTCTTCGCCCAGCCGTCGCACCCAGCGACGCAGCGCTTCGTGCGGACGCTCGTCGACGACGTCCCCGACGCGCGTGCCGTCGCGCACCTGCGGGAACGTCACGACGGGCGGCTCGTGACGGTCAGCTTCCGCGACGAGAGCGTCAGCCAGTCGCGGGTCTTCGCCGAGCTGGTGCGGCGTGACGTCGAGTTCGAGCTGGTCTTCGGTGGGATCGAGGACGTCCAGGGTCGCGCGTTCGGCCACCTCACGCTGGAGCTGCGCGGCGACGACGCCGCCGTCGAGGACGCCGTGCGACGCATCGGCGAGCTCGTGACCGTGACCGACGTGCCGGAGGCGGAGGCCCGCGTCGCGGACGTCGGCTCGACGGGGGAGGTGGCCTGA
- a CDS encoding methyltransferase domain-containing protein → MDLATFERLQTDEGRALVAEVHQRAGVESDLALGTRLRRAHDVELVAAAVTQNHLRGLARTKLGDDAARMFFTHEALQQATRGSVARLRAERLAGTGATAALDLGCGIGSDLLALARAGLRVRGVERDPVRAAIARANLAALDLDGEVLCADAADVDPTDDEVVFLDPARRDDRGRVFDPEAMSPPWSVVATHLAGRAVVKTLPGIPHALVPTGVEAQWVSDGGDLVEACLWGAGLDLTDRAPRRATALPGGDDLAGDGAPGDVGELGGWLHEPDDAVIRAGLVGGLAERIDGQLVDPRIAWVTTDVDVRHPLARSFRVVQELPYREKQLKAALVALDVGTLTIKKRGVDVVPEQLVRRLRLKGSVRATVVLTRVDDKAVALLVDPLPR, encoded by the coding sequence GTGGACCTGGCGACGTTCGAGCGGCTGCAGACCGACGAGGGACGGGCGCTGGTGGCCGAGGTGCACCAGCGGGCCGGGGTCGAGTCCGACCTCGCCCTGGGCACGCGGCTGCGCCGCGCCCACGACGTCGAGCTGGTGGCGGCGGCCGTCACGCAGAACCACCTGCGCGGGCTCGCGCGCACCAAGCTGGGCGACGACGCGGCGCGGATGTTCTTCACCCACGAGGCGCTGCAGCAGGCCACCCGTGGCTCGGTGGCCCGGCTGCGTGCCGAACGCCTCGCCGGCACGGGTGCCACGGCGGCACTCGACCTGGGCTGCGGCATCGGCTCGGACCTGCTCGCGCTCGCCCGCGCCGGCCTGCGGGTCCGGGGCGTGGAGCGCGACCCGGTGCGTGCCGCCATCGCCCGCGCCAACCTGGCCGCCCTCGACCTCGACGGCGAGGTGCTCTGCGCCGACGCCGCCGACGTTGACCCGACGGACGACGAGGTGGTGTTCCTCGACCCGGCCCGCCGCGACGACCGTGGCCGGGTGTTCGACCCCGAGGCGATGAGCCCGCCGTGGTCGGTCGTGGCGACACACCTGGCCGGTCGCGCGGTCGTGAAGACCCTCCCGGGCATCCCGCACGCGCTGGTCCCCACCGGCGTGGAGGCGCAGTGGGTCAGCGACGGCGGCGACCTGGTGGAGGCGTGCCTGTGGGGCGCCGGCCTCGACCTGACCGACCGCGCGCCGCGTCGCGCCACGGCCCTGCCCGGCGGTGACGACCTGGCCGGCGACGGCGCACCCGGCGACGTCGGCGAGCTGGGAGGCTGGCTGCACGAGCCGGACGACGCGGTGATCCGTGCCGGTCTCGTCGGAGGCCTGGCGGAGCGGATCGACGGCCAGCTGGTGGACCCGCGCATCGCATGGGTGACCACGGACGTCGACGTGCGCCACCCGCTCGCCCGCTCCTTCCGCGTGGTGCAGGAGCTGCCCTACCGCGAGAAGCAGCTCAAGGCGGCGCTCGTGGCGCTCGACGTCGGCACCCTGACGATCAAGAAGCGCGGCGTCGACGTCGTGCCCGAGCAGCTGGTCCGCCGCCTGCGGCTCAAGGGGTCCGTGCGCGCCACCGTGGTGCTGACCAGGGTGGACGACAAGGCCGTCGCCCTGCTCGTGGACCCGCTCCCCCGCTGA
- a CDS encoding tryptophan 2,3-dioxygenase produces MRPTHRPVEDGVATDLAGESTYGSYLRLDLLLAAQQPVTDHHDEMLFVVQHQVTELWLKQLVHELRSAIALIDADELAHALKRLARVKAVQRQMFEQWGVLETLTPVEYLQFRDALGKASGFQSAQYRTVEFLLGNKTPAMVKVFEHEPDTQAQLAADLAAPSLYDAFLGHLARQGHDVPPAVLERDLTQPYEPHPGVVEVFRRVYADPERHWEVYETCEELVDVEEGFHLWRFRHLKTVQRIIGHKRGTGGSSGTSFLQRALELTFFPELQDVRTAL; encoded by the coding sequence ATGAGGCCCACCCACCGACCCGTCGAGGACGGCGTCGCCACCGACCTGGCGGGCGAGTCGACGTACGGCTCCTACCTGCGCCTGGACCTGCTGCTCGCCGCACAGCAGCCGGTCACCGACCACCACGACGAGATGCTCTTCGTCGTCCAGCACCAGGTGACCGAGCTGTGGCTCAAGCAGCTGGTGCACGAGCTGCGCTCGGCCATCGCGCTGATCGACGCCGACGAGCTCGCCCACGCGCTCAAGCGGCTGGCCCGCGTCAAGGCCGTCCAGCGACAGATGTTCGAGCAGTGGGGCGTGCTCGAGACGCTGACCCCCGTGGAGTACCTGCAGTTCCGCGACGCGCTCGGCAAGGCGTCGGGGTTCCAGTCGGCGCAGTACCGGACGGTGGAGTTCCTGCTCGGCAACAAGACACCGGCGATGGTCAAGGTGTTCGAGCACGAGCCCGACACCCAGGCGCAGCTGGCCGCCGACCTCGCCGCGCCCAGCCTCTACGACGCCTTCCTGGGCCACCTGGCCCGCCAGGGCCACGACGTGCCGCCCGCGGTCCTCGAGCGCGACCTCACGCAGCCCTACGAGCCGCACCCCGGCGTCGTGGAGGTGTTCCGCCGCGTCTACGCCGACCCCGAGCGCCACTGGGAGGTCTACGAGACGTGCGAGGAGCTCGTCGACGTCGAGGAGGGGTTCCACCTCTGGCGGTTCCGCCACCTCAAGACGGTGCAGCGGATCATCGGCCACAAGCGCGGCACCGGAGGCTCGAGCGGCACGTCCTTCCTGCAGCGCGCGCTCGAGCTGACGTTCTTCCCCGAGCTGCAGGACGTCCGCACCGCGCTCTGA
- the groL gene encoding chaperonin GroEL (60 kDa chaperone family; promotes refolding of misfolded polypeptides especially under stressful conditions; forms two stacked rings of heptamers to form a barrel-shaped 14mer; ends can be capped by GroES; misfolded proteins enter the barrel where they are refolded when GroES binds) has protein sequence MAKTIAFNEEARRGLERGMNQLADAVKVTLGPKGRNVVLEKKWGAPTITNDGVSIAKEIELEDPYEKIGAELVKEVAKKTDDVAGDGTTTATVLAQALVREGLRNVAAGANPMGLKKGIEAAVEAISSQLLGMAKDVETKEQIASTASISAADPTVGEIIAEAMDKVGKEGVITVEESNTFGLDLELTEGMRFDKGHLSGYFVTDPERMETVLEDPYILIVNSKISSVKDFVPVLEKVMQSGKPLAIIAEDVEGEALATLIVNKMRGTFKSVAIKAPGFGDRRKAMLADIAILTGGEVISEEVGLKLENADISLLGTARKVVTTKDETTIVEGGGSQDQIAGRVNQIRAEIENSDSDYDREKLQERLAKLAGGVAVIKVGAATEVELKERKHRIEDAVRNAKAAVEEGIVAGGGVALVQATKAAFEKLELEGDEATGANIVRTAASAPLKQIAINAGLEGGVVAEKVAGLDAGHGLNAATGEYVDLIAAGIIDPAKVTRSALQNAASIAALFLTTEAVVADKPEPAAAGGGAPDMGDMGGMGF, from the coding sequence ATGGCCAAGACCATTGCGTTCAACGAAGAGGCCCGTCGCGGTCTCGAGCGCGGCATGAACCAGCTTGCCGACGCAGTCAAGGTGACGCTCGGCCCCAAGGGTCGCAACGTCGTGCTCGAGAAGAAGTGGGGCGCGCCCACGATCACCAACGACGGTGTCTCCATCGCCAAGGAGATCGAGCTCGAGGACCCCTACGAGAAGATCGGCGCCGAGCTCGTCAAGGAGGTCGCCAAGAAGACCGACGACGTCGCCGGTGACGGCACCACCACGGCCACCGTGCTGGCCCAGGCGCTCGTGCGCGAGGGTCTGCGCAACGTGGCCGCCGGCGCCAACCCGATGGGCCTGAAGAAGGGCATCGAGGCCGCCGTCGAGGCCATCAGCAGCCAGCTGCTGGGCATGGCCAAGGACGTCGAGACCAAGGAGCAGATCGCCTCCACCGCGTCCATCTCGGCCGCTGACCCCACGGTCGGCGAGATCATCGCCGAGGCCATGGACAAGGTCGGCAAGGAGGGCGTCATCACGGTCGAGGAGTCGAACACGTTCGGCCTCGACCTCGAGCTCACCGAGGGCATGCGCTTCGACAAGGGTCACCTGTCGGGCTACTTCGTCACCGACCCCGAGCGCATGGAGACGGTCCTCGAGGACCCCTACATCCTCATCGTCAACAGCAAGATCAGCTCGGTCAAGGACTTCGTCCCGGTGCTCGAGAAGGTCATGCAGTCGGGCAAGCCGCTCGCGATCATCGCCGAGGACGTCGAGGGCGAGGCCCTGGCCACCCTGATCGTCAACAAGATGCGCGGCACCTTCAAGTCGGTCGCCATCAAGGCCCCCGGCTTCGGTGACCGCCGCAAGGCCATGCTGGCCGACATCGCCATCCTCACCGGTGGCGAGGTCATCAGCGAGGAGGTCGGCCTCAAGCTCGAGAACGCCGACATCTCGCTGCTCGGCACGGCCCGCAAGGTCGTCACGACCAAGGACGAGACCACGATCGTCGAGGGTGGCGGCTCGCAGGACCAGATCGCCGGACGGGTCAACCAGATCCGCGCCGAGATCGAGAACAGCGACTCCGACTACGACCGCGAGAAGCTCCAGGAGCGCCTCGCGAAGCTGGCCGGCGGCGTGGCCGTCATCAAGGTCGGCGCGGCCACGGAGGTCGAGCTCAAGGAGCGCAAGCACCGCATCGAGGACGCCGTGCGCAACGCCAAGGCGGCCGTCGAGGAGGGCATCGTCGCCGGTGGCGGCGTGGCGCTCGTCCAGGCCACCAAGGCCGCGTTCGAGAAGCTCGAGCTCGAGGGTGACGAGGCCACGGGTGCCAACATCGTGCGCACCGCCGCGTCGGCCCCGCTGAAGCAGATCGCGATCAACGCCGGCCTCGAGGGCGGCGTCGTGGCGGAGAAGGTCGCCGGCCTCGACGCCGGTCACGGCCTGAACGCCGCCACGGGCGAGTACGTCGACCTCATCGCCGCGGGCATCATCGACCCGGCCAAGGTCACGCGCTCCGCGCTGCAGAACGCCGCGTCCATCGCGGCGCTGTTCCTCACCACCGAGGCCGTCGTGGCCGACAAGCCGGAGCCGGCTGCCGCCGGTGGCGGCGCGCCGGACATGGGCGACATGGGCGGCATGGGCTTCTGA
- a CDS encoding biotin-dependent carboxyltransferase family protein: protein MSLVVVHPGPLTLVQDDGRPGLAAQGVGAAGAFDRRALHQARTLVGDASGTAVLEVLGGGLELRATSEHVVAVTGAVGPVLVDGAPVEHGRAVRLGAGRHLAVAAFGHGLRGYVAVAGGIDVPSTLGSRSADTLSRLGPPALTSGDDIAVGETLQDPPDVAPVPSLLTPGTTTVEVVLGPRDDWFTPDALAAFLGTGWVVSERSDRIGVWLDHPAPGRTGLERAVDGELPSEPCVRGSVQVTSAGLPVVLGPDHPVTGGYPVIGVVTGRGLDRLAQARPGETVRFRRHTLP from the coding sequence GTGAGCCTGGTCGTCGTGCACCCCGGGCCCCTGACGCTCGTCCAGGACGACGGGCGACCGGGGCTGGCCGCGCAGGGGGTCGGCGCCGCGGGGGCCTTCGACCGGCGAGCCCTCCACCAGGCCCGGACCCTCGTGGGCGACGCGTCCGGCACCGCCGTCCTGGAGGTGCTCGGAGGCGGCCTCGAGCTGCGGGCCACGTCCGAGCACGTCGTCGCCGTGACGGGGGCGGTCGGGCCGGTGCTGGTCGACGGTGCTCCGGTCGAGCACGGTCGGGCGGTGCGCCTGGGCGCCGGGCGGCACCTCGCGGTCGCCGCGTTCGGCCACGGCCTGCGCGGCTACGTGGCGGTCGCCGGCGGCATCGACGTGCCTTCGACCCTGGGTTCGCGCAGCGCCGACACCCTCAGCCGGCTCGGACCACCGGCACTGACCTCCGGCGACGACATCGCCGTCGGGGAGACGCTCCAGGATCCGCCCGACGTCGCCCCCGTCCCGAGCCTGCTGACCCCCGGCACCACGACCGTCGAGGTGGTGCTCGGTCCGCGCGACGACTGGTTCACGCCCGACGCCCTGGCCGCGTTCCTCGGCACCGGCTGGGTCGTGTCCGAGCGGTCGGACCGCATCGGCGTCTGGCTGGACCACCCCGCTCCCGGTCGCACCGGCCTCGAGCGGGCCGTCGACGGAGAGCTGCCCAGCGAGCCGTGCGTGCGCGGCAGCGTGCAGGTGACGTCGGCCGGGCTCCCGGTCGTGCTCGGGCCCGACCACCCCGTCACCGGCGGCTACCCGGTCATCGGGGTGGTCACCGGCCGCGGCCTCGACCGCCTCGCGCAGGCTCGCCCGGGCGAGACCGTGCGCTTCCGCCGGCACACCCTGCCCTGA
- a CDS encoding MmcQ/YjbR family DNA-binding protein, which produces MARAPVPEALLAQVAAVLDDLPETRRERAWTGTRWVVRGHNVAHVFGGEDGLVRVTFRAPMDEVAAFEHLGHPYFRVGRSGDVVGLVLDDGPGVEPAELRELLTESYCVQAPQELVAQVERPAH; this is translated from the coding sequence GTGGCACGTGCACCGGTACCCGAGGCGTTGCTGGCGCAGGTGGCCGCCGTCCTCGACGACCTGCCCGAGACGCGCCGCGAGCGAGCCTGGACGGGGACCCGATGGGTGGTGCGAGGACACAACGTCGCCCACGTGTTCGGGGGTGAGGACGGCCTCGTGCGGGTCACCTTCCGGGCGCCGATGGACGAGGTGGCCGCCTTCGAGCACCTCGGCCACCCCTACTTCCGCGTCGGGCGCAGCGGCGACGTGGTGGGGCTGGTGCTCGACGACGGTCCCGGCGTCGAGCCGGCGGAGCTGCGCGAGCTGCTCACGGAGTCGTACTGCGTGCAGGCCCCGCAGGAGCTCGTAGCGCAGGTCGAGCGTCCCGCGCACTGA
- a CDS encoding methionine ABC transporter permease, producing the protein MDRVLELRGEFVSEFFVTLYLAGAGLLLGGLLGLVLGTALYVTRRGGIWPNAVANTLLNVVVNFFRPIPFILLAIALQPFVREVGIRGIGNEFAIIAIVVASMFGIGRIVEQNLVSVQPGVLEAARAMGASRLRVVLTVLLPEAFGPLILGFTFAVVAIVDMTAVVGVIGAGGLGNLALTFGLRQFNGYVTWTAILLVIVIVQVLQFAGNAWARKVLRR; encoded by the coding sequence ATGGATCGCGTCCTGGAGCTGCGCGGGGAGTTCGTCTCCGAGTTCTTCGTGACCCTCTACCTCGCCGGGGCCGGTCTGCTGCTCGGTGGGCTGCTCGGGCTGGTGCTCGGGACGGCGCTCTACGTGACCCGGCGGGGCGGCATCTGGCCGAACGCGGTGGCCAACACGCTGCTCAACGTGGTGGTGAACTTCTTCCGCCCGATCCCGTTCATCCTGCTCGCGATCGCGCTGCAGCCGTTCGTGCGCGAGGTCGGCATCCGCGGCATCGGCAACGAGTTCGCGATCATCGCGATCGTCGTCGCGTCGATGTTCGGCATCGGGCGGATCGTCGAGCAGAACCTGGTGAGCGTCCAGCCGGGCGTCCTCGAGGCGGCCCGCGCGATGGGGGCCAGCCGGCTGCGGGTGGTGCTCACCGTCCTGCTGCCCGAGGCGTTCGGCCCGCTCATCCTCGGCTTCACGTTCGCCGTCGTGGCGATCGTCGACATGACGGCCGTGGTCGGCGTGATCGGCGCGGGCGGTCTGGGGAACCTGGCGCTCACCTTCGGGCTGCGCCAGTTCAACGGCTACGTCACGTGGACGGCGATCCTCCTGGTCATCGTCATCGTGCAGGTGCTGCAGTTCGCCGGCAACGCCTGGGCGCGGAAGGTGCTGCGGCGGTAG